The segment AACCTGGACTACCTAACAAATATAATTAAACAAAAAGTATGTCTTACTAGATTTTACCCTGTGTTTTCCCTAATTTCCATTTACAAAATAGATGatcccaagggaaaaaaaaaggcattttaggTAGCCATCTTCATtgacattagaaaaaaaaaatcagtaaagcAGTAAACATATTTAAGAATAAGTTGTTTTTACCACATGGTAATAAATATACAGCACACATACATGAGGAGTTATGAGCAAAGAGAACAAAATTTTCCACTCCATTCCAAAAGAGCAATATGAAACTTCACAGTATTTTCTGTAGTAACTGTTTCTGTAATCAGTTTAGTCCTGTAAACACTGGGCAGCCCTATTACTTGATCACATTGCTTCTGTAATTTCAAGAATATATGGAACAAAATATTCAGTGAAATTTATATAAAGATAAGTAAGTTCTGCCTGATTAGCTTATTTTATGTTATTAACACTCAATTATCCCTTTAAATGTGAAGGGGCAAGTATAGTACCAGCAATATTTGTGACTAACtcttaaaatgaaaagaaaaaaaacatccaCAAAACTTCAAAGTGCATCCCACTTAAATTCCCAATTCCTCTGCTTTACAGAACAATCTTAGCCTTTATCAGCCCAAAACAACACAGGTCACACTGAATTAACACCAGGACAAACACTGACTGAACTAATCTCAACTCAACACTTGgcagtattttttttgttaagcCTTTTGGTCTACACAAATCAGTTGATTTTGTCAAAGTCCAGAACAACGTAAATGAGTAACTCAAGACACTTCTTTATTTTTGAACTGCAACTAAAATGCCTGTGCTTAATAAATCCTGGCCTCTGTCTGAAACGGAATTAGTGTTAGTGCTTTCTTTTCAGAAGGTGTTTTATAGGTCATCTCTTTCCTAAATAACAGTTTACAAACACTTTCAATGGTTTCTCTTCACcaccttttaattttttctagcttgtttttaatataaatatactAAAATTTCATTCTTATTTTTTACCATGGATTAAGTTTCATATTCTAACACTGTTTACaaattaaaacagattttttaaagaaaaagtttaATTAAGTCCTTTGAATCAAACACGTACAGAGATTTTACTCTATCAACGTACAAAGGTTGTATTTCCCACTTTTTAAAGACAGTATTTCAAGAAAAAACTTGGAATGCTATCTAACAATTACTTCAATAGCTGACAGGAATTTTAGGAAATATAATCTCAAATCTTATttcaaaaaatcaaaacacaaagGTCATAAATCCAGCAAACTGATCCAGACATAGTTCTGGTGCAAGTCCTGCCTGCCAGCATCAGGTGGTAACTAATTATTAGTTTCAGACTAGAGGAACTCTTCATGCTGACACTTCAGCTGCCTGCATTTCAAAAATGCTTTGCTGAGGTGGACTCTTGCCTTTGGACAAGCACTGAGGAGTTAAACCCTTCTTGTATATCAGGCCTCTGAGTTCAGAGCATCCAAACTCTTCTCACTTCAATAAACTTAAATCCCTCGTTCTCCCCCTCATCATAATTCTTTTGCAAGaatctctttcattttttttactaGACAACTTAATGTCCATAAAATACAGAACTTTTCAGCCTGAAGTAAGAGGTTAAAAAGGCCATTAAAATTATCTAAGTCCCccctttttctgcttctcatgTGCCTCTCTAGCTTTGTTTTTCAAGTCCTGATTCCTTTCTAATAAGCAGCACtccaaaaggagaaaaaaaattaccacaGACTTAATCCCAAATCTCAAGCAGCCAACAATACCAACCATAAAAGTAACCCTACCTCTGAGGGGTGTTTTTTAAGAATGTATGAAGAAGATCACTCAACAGGTggggacaggagcagcagaTCTCAGGAGGATCAGGAAGCAATCATCTGAGAGACCAAAGGcagctaaagaaaacaaaagaaagagcagAAGCTTTCTCCCACCACCTttgaaaagagaggaaaacagaTGAGAGGGAAGCAATAAGCAGGGAGATTTCCTGCTGTAACATGATCTTTGTGTAGGAGAAGTCAAGGAAGGACTCAGCTGTCTCAGGAGCAATTAGAAGAAGCAGGAATTACAACAGGAGCAGATTTGACTGCAGGTATGAGACTGGACTGTTTGAACTGTCTAAAAGCAGGGCACTTTCCAAGGGCTGCAACAGGACTTCTCATCCAGCATCAAAAATGCTCTGTAAGCTGCATCTCTAAAGCACCACGAGAATAATGATAATCCAGTATGACTGAAAAACCTGAAAGGTGTCATTTCAAACCATGGACAAAAACTTATGTACTACTCCTAGGAGAAGGAAAGGCTGCTATGTTATTGCCCTTAAGAAAAAGCACACACTGAAATAGTGAGGTTCAGgcagcataaaaataattttgctgcaGAAACACAGGATCTCTCTGGAAAGATAAGAGAggcatttgggaaaaaaaaagttaaaaattagaAGCCAGTCAATTTGGCATTGGATTTGCATAAAAAGATTCAAACTCCTGTTTTTAAATGGCAGATATTAATTGTTAAAAGATGAAATATTGAAAGGTCAGTCAATCAGACACCACTGTTAACTACAATCTTTATACTGGGTCATGTCTCTGTGATAAAAGTGAGGAAATATTTCAGAGCTCACTGTCAGATAAATCCTTTTCACTTACCAGTCTGAGTGCACATACTGAGCAGAAGAAACACAGAGTAAGAAGCAAGGCTGGCAACAATCAGCAGCAAGatactaaaaaaaccaaaatattcacAATTAAGCACTTTTACAGTACAATGCACTTTCGAGCTTTAAGAATGCTACTCTTGCAAGAATTAAGCTACAAGATTTCCTCATTTTATGGCTTTTATCTGCTGACCGTGGCTCACATGGTCTCTGATCTTCCCAATACTTGCCAAGTTGCCCTGATGTGTGGGATTACAGAATGGCCATAGGCATGGGAgtttgtgtgtgcacacacacacaaacaccccCCAGTGAAGAGAAACCAATGCTTAGGAAATGGTCAAAGTGACAATTCCCGTGACTTTGGCCCCGTTACCCACAGGTCAGCACTTGCAACAAGCACAAGTGCAAACAAAAGCACGAGTTGATTCCCAGTTTTCAGCCACATATCCACCCTACTCCATTGCTGGAGCTAAAGGAGGTCACagttttgaaaggaaaatatcaATCTCTCAGGAGTAATGGCCAAGAAATTGCCACCCTGTGGCAATTTAATGCAACATCTGGGTAGGACTTACATTAAGTCAGACCTCAATGACTAAATCAAAAAGGGGAAGATCTTAATCAACAATTCTGAAAGGCACAAgctatttatttcttcctcagATTTGCAAAGGAGTCTTAGTAATGAAGCTTTGTTCAATTTAAACATACAAGGGGAGTTTAAAAATGAGTATATGTAGAAACTGAAAACTTACCTAAACCCCAAGATCCCTGTGTTGGCCATGGCATAGGATAAGCCAAGTATCCCACTGCCCATGATTGCATTCATTAAGTTAAACACTGAGAAAGCAAAGGAAGAACCATGACTTGAAGAACTCTgtgaaaagaacagaaagaaaaaaaaagtacagttAGCGAAAGAGGCCTTTTGATCTTTCCTAAAATGAAATTCAAGGGAGGGCACAACAGCCAACTTCTTTAATCGGGAATCTCACTTCTCATTCTAAGACGACTCAAACCCTTGCGCACACACAAGGAAGGACTCGCGTGAGCATCTCCGGCCGCCCGGAGCGCAGCGGCATTCCCGGCACTGCAGCATTCCCGGCCGGcagcagggccacggcagcacttccaagggaccaggagcagccaTGGGGCTCCAGGTGCTCCCCGCTCCCCGGTGCTGCCAGCGCGgagccgcccgcccgcccctgGAGCCCGCGCTCCCTCAGCGCCCAGCGCGGCCCCTCAGGCGCtgcccccccgccgcccctcacACGCACGctgcccggcggcggcggcagcagcagcggggcggTCTCCCGGTCctcatcctgctcctgctcGTCCTCCTCGCGCCGCTCGCGGGCCGACAGGTACCAGCCGCGGGCGGGCAGCGGCCGGACCCGCCCGGAgccccggggcggcggcgccgccatcgccccccgctcccgccgcgcgCCGCCGAGGGGAGCGCCGGGGGCGGGGTCAGCGGGGGGCGTGGTCATATAATGGGCGTGGCCACACGCGAGGGGCGGGGCCGCTGCTCCCGCCCCGCTGATGGTTCATAGAGGGGCGTGACGTTGTGGGCGTGGTCACCGCGCgggccccgcccctcccggcgcAGCGGCGATGACGCGCGCGCGCGGCGCGGCATGAGGTGAGGGCGGGCGGGGGGGGCAGAATTCCCTGAGGGGAGAACCCAACATTCCCTGAGGGGAGAACGGGATAATCGGGGACCCTGGCGCTGAGGGGGGCGGCGGTGTCTCTCCGTGGGTGCCTCGGGAAGGTGGCGGCAGTGGCCTCCAGCCGGATGCGGCTCTGTCCCGTGGGTTTAATCCAGTACCGGGAGGCGACAGGATGAGAGAGGACACGGCCCCGGGTGGCGGCAGGGAAGGCTTAGTCTGGACTTTGGGGAGGATTTCGTCAGAGAAAAGGCGATCAGGCACTGGAGCGGTGTCCGGAGGCGTTGGGGGAAGGATGGGGCGAGGAGCACGGTGCGTGCTCGGCTCGCCCATCCCAAAAGCCTTTTCCAGCCCATTCCATCCTCTCGGAGCCACACCGCCCGCAGGGAATGCCGCAGCAAAGGCAGCGGGATGCTCAGGGCTCTGGGTGAGGGATTTCTCCTGCCAGAGGCCTGGCGTGTCCGGGGTCGGGGCGGGGACGGGAGCAGGAGAGCCGTGCAGGGGtgggtgggcagggcagggctgtggaggacaagcacacagcccctggggaggggcagggctgagggagcagcGAGAGAAGCGATCTCCTGGCAGAGCCTCTCGGAACGAGCCTTTAAAAATGTCAGGAGAAACGCCAGGCTCCAGCACCGCCTGAACCATTGGCTCCTGCcttggagcaggcagtgccaggcagaAAATTGGGTCCTTTTGGTCTGTCTGTAGTGGAGGAAACCATTTAGAGAAGTGTGAAGCCACTTTTCACACCAGTGCTGaaccagggctcagtggctggagcagacattcctgctgctcctctggacCTTATGGGGGACCCTGCATTTATTAATGACCCTTCTGGCATGCACCTCATGGAGCCCAGATCTCACAGAGCGTGGGACTCCTCACCCCGGGGCACGGCAGGCAGAAATCACCACAGAGGGATCCTGACCACTGCTGCTAATAACTGTTTTCTAGCAACCACTGCTTGGTAATGAATTTTACCAGACACAGGAGGGATCCCGCAGGAGTGGGATCACGACAGTGGAAATCTTTCCATTTGGCTTACTGAGATTAATGTCACATTTATGAGAACAAAGAGAGGTCACTGGTTTTTGGCAGCAGGGGATTATCTCGCCGCTTGAAGTCAGTTAGTGTTTGAGTCTGAAAGTGTGTTTGCAAAATAACAAATTTGCAGCATATATTTCATAATAAAGAGCTTTACTAAACTATTGTGGATTGTTTGGTGCAGATGGAAATTCTGGTTTAAGAGAACAGCAAATCCATGTGATTTGCAGCCTTTTAAATGGAATGATTACATCATGTCTATAAAATGAATAATTTCTCTTCTAGGACTTTGTGGAGATTGGGATACTGTGCCAGACTACTGAAAACTAATCATTTTAGGACAGCTGCATCAAATATATCATTTCCAGCAGTTTGGATGCTGTTGGCACAACATCCTGGCAGAATACCTGGGCTCTTTGTAGTAGTTAAAAAAAACACTTTGTTCACAATGCCCGAAACCGTGGAGGATCAAACTAATCCAGAGCTGTATTTGCCACATCCTGGAGTGCGTGGGATGACAGTGCTCAACAGAGAGGCTTTCAAAAGGACAGTGCTTGTTCCAGCTCTTAAAGTCAAGAAGGAAATTGTGCACAGTGTGCTCAAGTCCCTGAAGCAATCAGTGCTGCAGCGCCCCGGCCTCAAGCGGGTGGTGGAGGATCCAGAGGATGAGGACAGCAGATTTGTTATCCTGGATCCTCACAAAGCGCCGGAATTCTCGCTAGGAGAGCCGGAGCAGCAGGTCCTGGAGCAGCTCGGTGTCCGTGCCGAGGTGTGCAGGTACCACCTGGAGCTGAGCTACGAGAATTTCAAGTCGGAGGAGATCCTGCGAGCCGTCCTTCCCGAGGGCCAGGAGGTCACCTCTGGCTTCAGCCGTGTTGGCCACATTGCTCACTTGAACCTCAGGGACCACCAGCTGCCCTACAGACACTTGATTGGTGGGTGAAACAGCTCCTCTCAGAAAGGTTTTTGTGCCATTTTATATTGAAAAGTTGCTGTTCTGAGGGGCGCAGTTCTCTGCTCTCACAGTTCTCTGCtctcactgccctgggcccgggTGAAGTGTGTGCCTTGGGAAgggcccagctgcagccctggctcatTACAGGGAGGCTGTTCAACACACACTGACTTCTGTTAATTTAGCTGTAAACAGCAGGTTTGCTGTGGCTGTTGTAGAACATTGAAAGGCCCTGGTCCCTTAACCATAATTATCTCCCCCCCTCTCTTTCAGGCCAGGTTATAATGGACAAGAATCCAGGAGTCACCTGTGTAGTGAATAAAACCAATATTATCGACAGCACGTACAGGAATTTTGAAATGGAAGTGCTTGCTGGAGAGAACAACCTGGTGACCAAGGTACAGCCCTTTTCCCCCTGGTGTTTTAAATTTAATGTGCTAGAAGCCAAAGGAATCTTCTGGAGAGGTGTggtgcagggatgctgctgagGCCAGTCCTGTGCACAGTGCCCTTCCTGACCCCTGTCTGAGCCTAAGGGTTGCTGTTATTTCTGCATTCCTTTGTCCTGGTCTGCCAAGGGCAAACTCAGCCACAGGGATCAGGAAGGCGTGTATTCTTCCAGGTTCACAGCCTAGATTTAATGATGTGCATTTGATCTAAGAAAATCCAGTTTCCTAATTTCACCAAGCCTTGTACAGTGGCTGGTACAGGAATTTCTGTCTCACCAACGTAACTTCAGCAACATTTTGCCTTTGCCTTTTTcctctgctgtcagcagcaagACAAACCTCCTGTCTCCTCTGCTCTGACATTTATCAGGTGCAATCACTGTGTAACTGCCAAGTGTGCTTCACTTAGGGTTTCTTGTCTGTACGTGGAAACTTGGCCACTGcttccacaaaaatattttctcttatcTGTTAGCAGCTTTATACTTTCAAAGGAGAAAACATGAGATTTCCAAATAAAAAGTTGAATAGCTTGGTGGAACATCCTGTTCATGCAGAGAGAAGGCCACTGGATGGTCAAGGCAGCAGTGACAATTGAATATTCTGCAGATGGAGTCACCACACACCTGGACACCATGGAGCTGCATCCAGCAGTGCAGACACACTTCAGGCTGTTTCTTGCTGGCAAAGAACGATGTGGTGATCTGGATCCCAGGTTACTTTGGAATCAGACAATTCCACGTGCTGGTGCAGAGAGAGTATTAGCTTGCATCCCATTCTCATCTGCAGAAATACAGTTCCTTTTCAGGTCTGTTCTTGAGATAGTGGTCATCCCAAAGCTTGGGTTTGGATCAGCTTCCAGACTCTGTCACCTTGGGAGATGAAATACAGTATTTTCcaagctgcagaactggctcCCAGTGGCTTTGAATTTGGCTGACGGTTCCTGTTCTTGGGCCTATCATTCTCAGACACTTATTTACTGTGAGCACTTCACAAAGCAGGGCTTGGGGCATCCTTCCAAGGTCTGCTTTCAATAAAGGAGTTGTCAGCCAGCCACAAAGCTCTTGAAAACCCTCAGATTTTTGTAGGGTCATTTTAAGTTGCTGCTTTATTTCCACCTGGTGATTGAGACCTGCCTAAAGCCAGCATAGAGTCAGGATTGACAATGAGGACATGGCTGTTTCTGAGGAGTTGATCTGTTAAAGATTTAAGATCTGTTTATTTGAGATTCACGTGTGCTATCAGTGGACAATGCTGATGTGTGTTACCTTTCGATAAGGCACCGtccttggtttttaattttcttaattagTGATAATGCTTAAATCTGCCTGCCGTTTGAACACAGAGGCTTAAGCAAATGTTGTGGACTTGCAGGTCAGAGAAAACAACCTTGCCTATGAGCTGGACTTCTCCAAGGTGTACTGGAACCCGCGCCTGTGCACGGAGCACGGCCGCGTGGTGCAGCTGCTGCGGGCCGGCGACGTTCTCTTCGACGTCTTCGCCGGCGTCGGCCCCTTCGCCGTCCCCGCGGCCAGGAGGGGGTGCCGAGTGTTTGCCAACGACCTCAACCCCGACTCCTACGCCTGGCTGCTGCACAACTGCAGGCTCAACAAGGTGCACTCCAAGGTGAAGGCGTTCAACATGGACGGCAGGGACTTCCTGCGGGGGCCGGTGAGGGAGGAGCTCAGCAAAGAGCTCCCGCTGCTGAGGGAAGGACAGAAACCCGCGTTCCACATAGTGATGAATCTGCCGGCTCTGGCTGTGGAGTTCCTGGATGTTTTCAGGCATCTCTTGGTCGgggagccctgcagccctgctgaccTCCCCACTGTGCACTGCTACGGGTTCTCCAAACACAGCAACCCAGCCAGAGACATCCAGGAGCGAGCggaagctgtgctgggaacCTCCCTGGCTGGACGCTGTTCCACTTTCCTGGTCAGGAACGTGGCGCCCAGCAAGGAGatgctgtgcctcagcttccagatCCCAGCAGATGTGCTCTACAAGAGGCCCTGCCCTGATGAAGGTAAGGAGCAAACCTcccaggtggcactgggatttTTGTGCTGCCTCGGGCTGCTCCcacctgctcagccctgtgtgccaCTCCAGGAGTGTGACAGCGgcgtggatgtggcactgagcACACAGGTGGCCACAGGACCCACAcgtgtgcagcagctgcagggcttccTGGCTTTGCTAACAGCAGCCTGCTCCTCTGATCCCAGCATGAGCCTCCCAGAAAAATGGTGGACTGGACAGGATCAGCCCACAGGCCATAAACCAGACCTTTATGCCTCAGGTCGAGGCTGAGGGAGCATGGGGACTCAGTGATCCTCTGGGCCCTTCCAGTGCAGGATATTCAGTGGCTCTGATCTAATGCCAAGCACACATCTCTGTTAGCTCAGTCCTTCTGAACTGGAGCTGTGGTTTTGCCCAGATCAGTGCACTTCCAAGGGACTGGTCCCAGCTCTGACCTTCTCCTTGTGCTCGCACAGGCTCAGTGGGGTCTGGAGTCACCACATTAGCAGAATCAGGTTCTGTGCCTGATTGAGTTTAACTGAGACACACATACCCTTGGAGATCTCCAGTGCTGGATTTGGTtgtgtggggggttttttttgtttataattGTTCATTTAAGAAACTGTTGGTTTCAGTGATCTTGGGCTTTGCACTACATgacaaagggagcagagggaggctcTCATCTGCAGGTACATGAACTGGAGGAAAGGAGGTTTTTATAAATCTTTAATGCCATGAAACTTATTTTATGCTCTTTTTGGGTAGCACTGAAATGTAAGTCAAAATGTAGCTCCATACAGGTTTTTGGAGTCTTTTTTGGCTTTCAGTAAAGACCCCCCATTATTGCTCTAAGAGTTTTCATTTGTGCCTGCTAATCCTGATTTTAACTCTCATCTCTTCCTGTTAAATCCCTTAAGAGAGCTCCCTTTTCCAGAGCTTGTGGTAGGTCAGTCTGTTTGCAttaaataatttactttttctAACCTTTTCCAGCAAAACCAGCCTCGAAACGTCTCTGTACCAGCCAGGACTCTTCAGAAGAGAAGGTACTGAGTTGAAGACCGGAGCTAAGGTGACCACCTTAGTTTGTGTAAAGGATGTTTGGGGTGTCTCTCTTTCACCCCTTGAGTTacaaggagcagagctgtgttccCATCGAGTTGCAGCTTCCTGCAGTCACCTTTTCTTCTCATTGTGGGATCGACTGACATTGCCActacaaaaaattaaaactttattCTCTTATAATAAATATGTTTTGGTACCTGCCTGCTCTGTTGTTTCATGCCCTGTGCTAACTCAGTGGCAGGGCCTGGGGTAGTTTTCTGCTGTAGCATTTTGATAATGTGCAGGTTGTGGGGAGAACAGACTTTTATGTCTTGTCAGGTCTTGGAAGGTGACTGACACAACCCCTGCCCTGGATTCTCCCTGACAGATGTTCTGGTTGCAGAATACTGGATTGTGGTTAGCAGATGCACAAACAGCTCTTGTGTAAgcaaggtaacctttcaaaagcTTAACCTGAGATACCAAAACAGCCAGATAGCCCAATATCCTGAGGTTTTGAGTAAAAAATTGTTTCTAACACCAAGATTTAGTTAGGGATTAGTTGACTCCCAACTAGTGTTTGCCCATGGTTAGAGCCAGAAAGACTTTAATGTCTTTTGCACATTTGCAGATGAAGTTCATGCTTACATTGCAGTTCCAGGCTGAAACCAGCACCTGAAAAAGAGCTCTGTCCTCCTGAAACCGTGTCCTCCCGTGCCTTCTGTGcctctgccctctcccagctctccccaccTCTGCCTGCTCCCCTGCTGCAGTCCCTGGATGATCTTTCTGGCTGGCTGCTTGTATTCTGCAGGGATTTGAAAAGCCTCTGCCTTTGATTTCCTTTTCTTACCCATCCAAACTATTGTTGGGCAATGTCAACCACAAATAGTTTATTTGGCCGGAGAGCTCGGCTCGCCCTCTCAGTTTCAGATATTTTCCCTCAGCCCAGGCTCTGAGCTCACGCCCAGCAACCAGATGTCTGTCaccctcctggccctgctgctgtggccccagccctgagcctgctgcatTTTTGGTTCTCACCCAAGCACCACCAAGGGCCACGGATTTGTTTTGCTGGTGGCTCCGTGTGCCGGCCTTTCCTTCCCTTGGCTGCGTGGCCGGGTTCCTGCAGGCTCTCATTTATCAATCCCCAGGGAGCCTGTCCTGTTCCTCCCTGGCCTGCCCCGAGCCCCAGCACTCCTGCTCAGCCTCCACCAccaccctgcagctccagcctgcgagggctctgctccaggcatggctgtgctggggttctgtccctctcctgacacctctgctgctctccagctgctgccctccCCCTTTCCAGAAACATCTGAAGGCAGCTCCTGTTCTCCGGGGCCCCCCACAAACACTGCTGGAGTGATAAGTTCCTCCACCACTCTGGAATGGTGCAGCCACCCTGGGATCCTGCCTGACACAGACTGGGTCCCTGTGACCTCACACTGCACCACAGCCCCAGTTCAGGGCTTGGCACCACTGCACCAGCCCAAACCAGGCTTGGATCACTGTTTCTGGGCCAAGCCTGTAAAATATGTAACTCTGATTTTCGCTAAAGGGTCCCAGGGCGGGGAAGGAGTTGAACTGGTAAAAGTTTTTTCCCCTGAAGGACTGAAGGCCAGTGTTATTCCAGCAGCATAACTTCAGATACCAGTCTAGCAGATACCTCACTATGCTCATAACCAGGGGTTTTCCAGCTTTCTGTGCAGCTGCCAGTTCTGTGTACAAGAAATGACATAATAAATAATAGCAAAGCTACACACAAGTTAATGAGTGTattgaaattataaatattaatatgCATAGGCAGTTCTGCATTCATTAAGGCGTGGGACATTCATATGACCTGGGGCTTTCCAAAGTGAATATGAAGAGATCACTGGTGAGGTGCATCTTTGCCAGTCTGGGTGAGCCTGGGAGAGGGGAGAAAGGAGAACAGAGGAGGGAAGGATCTGATCTCCTTACCTCTGCCTTCAGTAACATTCCTTGTGTGCAGCTGTTCTGGGCACAACCAGGGGGATTTCAAAGGGCAGTGGAAATTTTGCCATCTTCCCCCAGTTTCTTTAATAACAAAACACCAAGTCTGGAATAGATCTCATTCTTCTCTTTATTACAGCATAGAAAAATACATCCATCTAGTGCACTCCTCAGAACAGGATTCAACAGCTATGAGCAGGTGGCCTGTAAAACATGGCCAAGGTGGCTGTCCTCAGCAGCTTCCACCTCCTGCAGTTGGTCACAGCTCCGTTACAAGGAGCAGGCAAGGAATACAAAAAGGATCACATCAGGTGGCAGGATCATCCCCAAAGAAACTCCTGAGTTCCCACCTAAAGAAACTCCTGAGTTTATCACAAAAACGTTGCAAAttgagagaaagaggaaaaagcaaacatacaaaagcaaagcaaaacaaacaaaccccaaaagggAACCCCACAATTTTGGCTACTTCAGTGACTTCACCTTGTATCGAGGTTTCTTAGACTGCTTTTACAGCACCTCAGCTGAAAGACCTTGAGCTAAAGCTTTTTTTCCAAGCAAAGGTAAGAACCAAGTGGCACACAGAGGAAGGATCCCACACAAGAGCTGTGTCAGCATATTTCCAGAGTTTTTTGTCTCATCCAGCTGGCAGGAGGAAAAACCCACTTGTCTAAACTGGGAAAACTAGCTTTATGGGAAGAAAATGCAGGCTTGAATATTGACACTAAATGTTATAATCAAAATGGCATTTAAATGCTTGTGCAAATAAAACCCTGCAATAAGAGTAAAACCACAAACTTTATTAAAGTCTGgctttattgaaaaaaaaatttacaagtGTATTTCTTTAAGCCTCAAACATACACAGCTGAGTTATTCACATCTTCCATTAGATGTGGCTTATTGCTTCAGCCTCCCTCAGCAAAGTGCCACATGACTGACGAGTTTCCCCCTCCACAAGAATGTATCTACCATTTTAGGAAGCTCTGGAGCAGAgggggtttggtttttcccTGTTTCTCACACGCAGCAGAGGGTGCGCGGAGCAGCGAGCGGCGGTGCTGCCCCGGGTCACTCCTCGCCCCGCTGGCTGTCCTGGGTCacaggctgctgtccctggctaGCTGGGGTGCCAGAAGAGCCCGCTGAACGCGTCCTGCAGGGCCCGGTGACAAGCCAGGGAGGACGTGTAGCCCCCAGCCAGGTCCTGCGGAGAGGCGGCTCGAACGTGGGTGAGGTACCTGCAGCAAAGAGCAACATCATTTCAGAGCAGAGGAAACACAGCAGACACCCCTGCAGCTCACGGGACAGCGAGGCTGAGGCTGCTTTCTAGGAGAAAGCAAAGAGATGGAGCTGCCCACTGCCCACATCAGGATAAAACTTCCTGAGTTAAAGCAATGACACACACCTTCAGGCAGGCTGCCCCAAACAGCGCTCTGGGGGCATGGGGCTAAGGGCACCCAGGGGTTTGTGTTCTCTGTGCCCACTCTGGGGGTGGCTCAtttccccatcccacagggccTGCCAAGACAAGGACACCACCAGAAGCTTTCCTGCACTCCCACAGGAACAGGAAGGTTTCAGCTCTGCCACTTAATGCCAGACACTCCCCGAGGCTGACTGTGCTGGTTGCTCTGATGACCACAGGGCTGAGCTTCCTTTGCTTCTCACCTGTGCCTGGAGCCCACTGACCCTGGGAGTCACATCTGTGGGAGGCCACCATCA is part of the Passer domesticus isolate bPasDom1 chromosome 6, bPasDom1.hap1, whole genome shotgun sequence genome and harbors:
- the TRMT5 gene encoding tRNA (guanine(37)-N1)-methyltransferase isoform X4 codes for the protein MRTLWRLGYCARLLKTNHFRTAASNISFPAVWMLLAQHPGRIPGLFVVVKKNTLFTMPETVEDQTNPELYLPHPGVRGMTVLNREAFKRTVLVPALKVKKEIVHSVLKSLKQSVLQRPGLKRVVEDPEDEDSRFVILDPHKAPEFSLGEPEQQVLEQLGVRAEVCRYHLELSYENFKSEEILRAVLPEGQEVTSGFSRVGHIAHLNLRDHQLPYRHLIGQVIMDKNPGVTCVVNKTNIIDSTYRNFEMEVLAGENNLVTKVRENNLAYELDFSKVYWNPRLCTEHGRVVQLLRAGDVLFDVFAGVGPFAVPAARRGCRVFANDLNPDSYAWLLHNCRLNKVHSKVKAFNMDGRDFLRGPVREELSKELPLLREGQKPAFHIVMNLPALAVEFLDVFRHLLVGEPCSPADLPTVHCYGFSKHSNPARDIQERAEAVLGTSLAGRCSTFLVRNVAPSKEMLCLSFQIPADVLYKRPCPDEAKPASKRLCTSQDSSEEKVLS
- the TRMT5 gene encoding tRNA (guanine(37)-N1)-methyltransferase isoform X2 — its product is MREDTAPGGGREGLVWTLGRISSEKRRSGTGAVSGGVGGRMGRGARTLWRLGYCARLLKTNHFRTAASNISFPAVWMLLAQHPGRIPGLFVVVKKNTLFTMPETVEDQTNPELYLPHPGVRGMTVLNREAFKRTVLVPALKVKKEIVHSVLKSLKQSVLQRPGLKRVVEDPEDEDSRFVILDPHKAPEFSLGEPEQQVLEQLGVRAEVCRYHLELSYENFKSEEILRAVLPEGQEVTSGFSRVGHIAHLNLRDHQLPYRHLIGQVIMDKNPGVTCVVNKTNIIDSTYRNFEMEVLAGENNLVTKVRENNLAYELDFSKVYWNPRLCTEHGRVVQLLRAGDVLFDVFAGVGPFAVPAARRGCRVFANDLNPDSYAWLLHNCRLNKVHSKVKAFNMDGRDFLRGPVREELSKELPLLREGQKPAFHIVMNLPALAVEFLDVFRHLLVGEPCSPADLPTVHCYGFSKHSNPARDIQERAEAVLGTSLAGRCSTFLVRNVAPSKEMLCLSFQIPADVLYKRPCPDEAKPASKRLCTSQDSSEEKVLS
- the TRMT5 gene encoding tRNA (guanine(37)-N1)-methyltransferase isoform X1: MGDPAFINDPSGMHLMEPRSHRAWDSSPRGTAGRNHHRGILTTAANNCFLATTAWTLWRLGYCARLLKTNHFRTAASNISFPAVWMLLAQHPGRIPGLFVVVKKNTLFTMPETVEDQTNPELYLPHPGVRGMTVLNREAFKRTVLVPALKVKKEIVHSVLKSLKQSVLQRPGLKRVVEDPEDEDSRFVILDPHKAPEFSLGEPEQQVLEQLGVRAEVCRYHLELSYENFKSEEILRAVLPEGQEVTSGFSRVGHIAHLNLRDHQLPYRHLIGQVIMDKNPGVTCVVNKTNIIDSTYRNFEMEVLAGENNLVTKVRENNLAYELDFSKVYWNPRLCTEHGRVVQLLRAGDVLFDVFAGVGPFAVPAARRGCRVFANDLNPDSYAWLLHNCRLNKVHSKVKAFNMDGRDFLRGPVREELSKELPLLREGQKPAFHIVMNLPALAVEFLDVFRHLLVGEPCSPADLPTVHCYGFSKHSNPARDIQERAEAVLGTSLAGRCSTFLVRNVAPSKEMLCLSFQIPADVLYKRPCPDEAKPASKRLCTSQDSSEEKVLS
- the TRMT5 gene encoding tRNA (guanine(37)-N1)-methyltransferase isoform X3; the protein is MPQQRQRDAQGSGTLWRLGYCARLLKTNHFRTAASNISFPAVWMLLAQHPGRIPGLFVVVKKNTLFTMPETVEDQTNPELYLPHPGVRGMTVLNREAFKRTVLVPALKVKKEIVHSVLKSLKQSVLQRPGLKRVVEDPEDEDSRFVILDPHKAPEFSLGEPEQQVLEQLGVRAEVCRYHLELSYENFKSEEILRAVLPEGQEVTSGFSRVGHIAHLNLRDHQLPYRHLIGQVIMDKNPGVTCVVNKTNIIDSTYRNFEMEVLAGENNLVTKVRENNLAYELDFSKVYWNPRLCTEHGRVVQLLRAGDVLFDVFAGVGPFAVPAARRGCRVFANDLNPDSYAWLLHNCRLNKVHSKVKAFNMDGRDFLRGPVREELSKELPLLREGQKPAFHIVMNLPALAVEFLDVFRHLLVGEPCSPADLPTVHCYGFSKHSNPARDIQERAEAVLGTSLAGRCSTFLVRNVAPSKEMLCLSFQIPADVLYKRPCPDEAKPASKRLCTSQDSSEEKVLS